TTGCGCCGTGATGGCGTTTTGCAGCGCATAACACGATTGGGGGATAGTCGGAATGGAGACTCATATCCATACTCGCCAACGGCAGTCAGGCTGCCTAACCGTGGTTTACTCCAAAGGCCACCCGGCCCTGTGGGGATCTTTACACGGCATAACAATTAAAAAGGCGGCAGCACGCCTTGATGAAGTCGCGAAAAAAACATCCGGCTAAACGCCGAAGCGAGAGGGGTCAAAATGAGAGGCATTTCCATTCGCGCTGCCGTCACCGGCCAAGCGCCACAGATTATTAGCATCCTCGAACAATGCGGGCTTGATGCTTCGGCACTCAATCTATTTGCAACCACATTCCATATCGCCATCACCGAATCCTTGATCGTCGGTTGTGCCGGCGTGGAGCGGCATGGTGACACTGCAATCATCGGGCCCGTTGCCGTGCTTGCCGATTACCGCGACCGTGGTATCGCTTCGTCTCTGGTGCAAGCTGCACTCATGCGCGCCCGAGCTGGAGGGTGTCGACAAGCAGTGATGTTAGCGATGCGCTTTGCGACTTACTTTAGTCGTCACGGGTTTACGTTGATGCCGCGCCGCGCGCTACCGGCAGAGGTACAAGCGTCACAGGCATATCAATGGCAGGCCAATCCGTCCGATGTCTGCATGAAATGCGACCTGATCTCCGGCTGACTTCCCGTCTTACGGTCACTTCCGACCCGCGTCGGGCCGGGGAGCGCCGTGATCAACGCATGGAGGCTCTATACGATCATCCCTGAAGAAGATGTCGGCGTTCTCCTCACGAGCCTGCTTGGCAATGGCAGGATACGTGTCCCGTTGCCAGCGCTCGATCTCCTCTAGGTCGCGCTGATATGCGCGCTGCAACGACTTCTGCGGCGTCAGGTTCAGATGCGCCAGCAATGAAATCAACGACTCGCTGATTGCCGTTAATCGCCCGTTGGGCGTTTTATCGCGGTGAAGCCACACCCTTATCCAGCAAGGCTTTGCAGTCCAAATTGGGCGATGTTTTCCGAATTCTGAAGTCGCCCCGTTAACCTGATTCCCGTGCCG
The sequence above is drawn from the Cupriavidus sp. D39 genome and encodes:
- a CDS encoding GNAT family N-acetyltransferase, giving the protein MRGISIRAAVTGQAPQIISILEQCGLDASALNLFATTFHIAITESLIVGCAGVERHGDTAIIGPVAVLADYRDRGIASSLVQAALMRARAGGCRQAVMLAMRFATYFSRHGFTLMPRRALPAEVQASQAYQWQANPSDVCMKCDLISG